The following coding sequences lie in one Thermomicrobium sp. 4228-Ro genomic window:
- a CDS encoding FTR1 family iron permease — translation MTFAAPRWVRLVNLLVFAVTLLALVMLPRATHAQAQAPAVAVRDELAALRTLMQQSRDAYRAGDRERALRLARQAYLDHFELVEIPLRVADPTFTFTMEVKFAEWRQLIEEGAPVEEIDRILMDIESGLVEVERVVGGPGIAAPLFVTLASFSILFREGIEAILVIAALLGYLGVHHPSLRRPLWIGVLLALPATLATWVLLVVVLRVMPIGREILEIAMSLLAVLLMISISLWLLRRIDTRRWMEYLRAHAWEAVATGKASAVALLGFTAVYREGAETAVLYQSLVLMARRLEFWIVLGVLLAAGLLLAIGWAVIALGARLPLRAFLSAAVVVIMLLSVAILGHAVWELQMLGYLPITVVELPTLDRVLTDLLGLHPTREVLIAQAALVLAYSAAWVWAGWTWYRSAAVSRAIQVSK, via the coding sequence GTGACGTTCGCCGCACCACGCTGGGTACGACTCGTTAACCTGCTCGTGTTCGCAGTCACACTGCTCGCGCTGGTCATGCTGCCGAGAGCGACTCACGCCCAAGCGCAGGCGCCGGCAGTCGCCGTGCGCGACGAGCTGGCTGCGCTCCGCACACTTATGCAGCAGAGTCGTGATGCGTACCGTGCAGGAGACCGCGAGCGTGCCCTGCGCCTGGCGCGGCAGGCCTACCTCGATCACTTCGAACTCGTCGAGATTCCGCTCCGCGTCGCCGATCCGACCTTCACGTTCACGATGGAAGTGAAATTCGCCGAGTGGCGGCAGCTCATCGAGGAGGGCGCGCCAGTCGAGGAAATCGACCGCATTCTCATGGATATCGAGAGCGGACTGGTGGAAGTGGAGCGGGTGGTCGGTGGTCCAGGTATCGCCGCCCCGCTCTTCGTCACGCTCGCCTCCTTTTCCATCCTGTTCCGTGAAGGGATCGAAGCGATCCTCGTCATCGCCGCCCTGCTGGGTTATCTCGGCGTCCACCATCCCAGCTTGCGCCGTCCGCTCTGGATCGGCGTGCTCCTCGCACTGCCGGCGACCCTGGCGACCTGGGTCCTGCTGGTGGTCGTCCTGCGGGTGATGCCGATCGGGCGTGAGATTCTGGAAATCGCGATGTCACTCCTGGCGGTGCTCCTCATGATTTCGATCAGCCTCTGGCTCCTGCGTCGAATCGACACGCGGCGCTGGATGGAATACCTTCGAGCCCACGCGTGGGAGGCGGTCGCGACCGGCAAGGCGTCAGCAGTGGCGTTGCTCGGCTTTACCGCTGTCTATCGTGAGGGTGCCGAAACAGCCGTACTCTACCAGTCCCTCGTCCTGATGGCCCGGCGACTGGAATTCTGGATCGTGCTCGGTGTTCTGCTCGCTGCCGGGCTGCTCCTCGCCATCGGATGGGCAGTCATCGCGCTCGGTGCCCGATTGCCGTTGCGGGCATTCCTCTCCGCAGCTGTCGTCGTCATCATGCTGCTGTCGGTCGCCATACTCGGGCACGCGGTCTGGGAGCTTCAGATGCTCGGTTATCTGCCGATCACGGTCGTCGAGCTCCCCACGCTCGATCGCGTGCTGACCGATCTCCTCGGCCTTCACCCGACTCGCGAGGTGCTGATCGCACAGGCTGCGCTCGTTCTGGCATATAGTGCAGCGTGGGTGTGGGCTGGCTGGACATGGTACCGCAGCGCAGCGGTAAGCCGAGCAATCCAGGTCTCCAAGTAG
- a CDS encoding hydantoinase/oxoprolinase family protein, translating to MIRIGIDVGGTFTKAAAVDPRSGELIARAAVPTTHRAEQGVAAGAIAALRALLATGRFTAEEVGLVTFSTTQAVNALLEGDVVPVGILAIGPRRERRQTQRRTRLERIELAPGHTLQLHHAYLDREECSEQSIERALRGLVAAGARAVAISAAYAVEDAQPEELALAVAGKLGLPATAGHQLTGLYGLEVRTLTAAVNASILPRMQETTAWVRSALAEAGIAAPAMVLTGDLSVVPIDQLATLPAASMLSGPAASVAGALRTRPTVDALFVEVGGTSTNIGVIRDGRPALRYVRIMQHPTCLRSVDVHVAGIGGGSLFRIERGRVSGVGPRSAHIAGLPYVSFATELEPPFTWETIAPQEGDDPHYVVVRDARGQRAALTLTDAANALGLLPPSDYAYGDRERARAAFQAVAQSFGCNADQLAREVLARAIDALIPLAQGLLREYGLHQPQLIGLGGGAGVIAPLLAERLGLDVVIAPHAEVIAAVGAATTPLSLIEEVHVRSGSELLAAVERVEQRLIAYGAVSGSVQVVVEPIPERQASRIRALALDAAAPLSLTAVVDRETAQRLAARALGVAEEDVRLQFENPYYRVFTAVVRSGIGPLRRERRPIVVIDCHGAICFHALDGSCRALDGKSASWPRQPAHGCACAIIGSRCLLFDRPVGFDQELPCGEAGCLLVGQLARL from the coding sequence GTGATCCGAATCGGTATCGACGTCGGAGGGACCTTCACCAAGGCAGCAGCGGTGGACCCACGCTCGGGCGAACTGATCGCGCGGGCAGCGGTACCCACCACACACCGTGCCGAGCAGGGCGTTGCCGCCGGGGCCATCGCGGCGCTCCGCGCTCTCCTCGCCACCGGCCGATTCACTGCCGAGGAGGTGGGTCTGGTCACGTTCAGCACAACCCAGGCAGTCAATGCCCTGCTCGAGGGCGACGTCGTACCGGTCGGTATTCTCGCCATCGGTCCCCGGCGCGAGCGCCGTCAAACGCAACGACGCACGCGCTTGGAGCGGATCGAGCTCGCACCGGGCCACACGCTCCAGCTGCACCACGCCTACTTGGACCGAGAAGAGTGCAGCGAGCAGAGCATCGAACGAGCACTCCGCGGTCTCGTTGCAGCCGGTGCTCGTGCTGTCGCGATCTCCGCTGCGTATGCCGTCGAAGACGCACAGCCGGAGGAACTTGCTCTGGCCGTGGCTGGGAAACTCGGCCTCCCAGCGACAGCCGGTCATCAACTCACCGGACTCTACGGGCTCGAAGTCCGGACCCTCACCGCGGCGGTCAACGCGAGCATCTTGCCGCGTATGCAGGAGACGACGGCCTGGGTCCGGAGTGCGCTGGCAGAAGCAGGCATCGCTGCGCCGGCGATGGTACTGACTGGGGATCTCAGTGTGGTGCCGATCGACCAGCTGGCGACGCTCCCGGCCGCCAGTATGCTTTCTGGACCGGCAGCGAGCGTTGCTGGTGCACTCCGAACGCGGCCGACTGTGGATGCCCTTTTCGTGGAAGTCGGCGGAACGAGCACGAATATCGGCGTCATCCGTGACGGACGCCCAGCGCTGCGGTACGTCCGGATCATGCAGCACCCGACATGCCTCCGCTCGGTCGACGTCCACGTGGCGGGAATCGGGGGCGGGTCGCTTTTCCGTATCGAGCGCGGTCGAGTCAGCGGTGTCGGACCACGGAGCGCACACATCGCAGGCCTTCCGTACGTGAGTTTCGCCACCGAGCTCGAACCCCCGTTCACCTGGGAAACGATCGCACCCCAAGAAGGAGACGATCCCCACTACGTCGTGGTGCGGGACGCTCGCGGGCAGCGGGCTGCCCTCACGCTGACGGATGCAGCCAACGCGCTCGGGCTGCTCCCTCCGTCGGACTATGCCTACGGTGACCGGGAACGTGCTCGCGCAGCATTTCAAGCAGTCGCGCAGTCGTTCGGATGCAACGCCGATCAGCTCGCGCGTGAGGTGCTGGCGCGCGCGATCGATGCCTTGATCCCTCTCGCCCAGGGGCTCCTCCGCGAGTACGGACTCCATCAGCCCCAGCTCATCGGGTTGGGCGGTGGTGCGGGCGTCATCGCACCGCTACTCGCCGAGCGTCTCGGGCTCGACGTCGTCATCGCACCACATGCCGAGGTGATCGCCGCGGTCGGTGCTGCGACGACTCCGTTGAGCCTCATCGAAGAAGTGCACGTACGCTCGGGCTCGGAATTGCTGGCTGCGGTCGAGCGAGTCGAGCAGCGCCTGATCGCCTACGGGGCTGTCTCCGGAAGCGTGCAAGTGGTCGTCGAGCCGATACCCGAACGTCAGGCCTCGCGCATTCGCGCGCTCGCACTCGACGCAGCCGCACCGCTCTCCCTCACCGCTGTCGTCGACCGCGAAACGGCTCAGCGACTCGCTGCACGAGCACTCGGTGTAGCTGAGGAAGACGTGCGCTTGCAGTTCGAGAATCCCTACTATCGTGTCTTCACGGCCGTGGTTCGGAGTGGCATCGGCCCGCTGCGCCGCGAGCGGCGGCCGATCGTCGTGATCGACTGCCACGGAGCCATTTGCTTCCATGCCCTCGACGGCTCCTGTCGCGCACTGGACGGGAAGTCTGCCAGTTGGCCGCGTCAACCTGCTCACGGTTGCGCCTGTGCCATTATCGGTTCTCGCTGTCTTCTCTTCGACCGTCCAGTCGGGTTCGATCAGGAGCTGCCCTGCGGAGAAGCGGGTTGCCTCCTGGTCGGTCAGCTGGCTCGCCTGTGA
- the rpsU gene encoding 30S ribosomal protein S21, which yields MAKSVHVELRENESFDALLKRFTKELQKAGVLRDYRAKRHYVSKSEQRRAKIRKAEHRRRRKLAKLAKKGQLGL from the coding sequence GTGGCGAAGTCGGTTCATGTCGAGCTGCGCGAGAACGAAAGCTTCGATGCGCTCCTCAAGCGGTTCACGAAGGAACTGCAGAAGGCCGGTGTACTCCGTGACTACCGGGCTAAGCGGCATTACGTGAGCAAGTCGGAGCAGCGTCGTGCGAAGATCCGCAAGGCGGAGCACCGCCGACGGCGCAAGCTCGCGAAGCTCGCCAAGAAGGGTCAGCTCGGACTCTGA
- a CDS encoding helix-turn-helix domain-containing protein, with amino-acid sequence MIEIDGVEYLTAQEAAALLGVKRETLYAYASRGRIRSYRRGIGRERLYRRVDIEALLRLQPASTDDHRLPAADTWIPFTS; translated from the coding sequence ATGATCGAAATCGACGGTGTCGAATATCTCACGGCTCAAGAAGCGGCTGCCCTGCTCGGTGTGAAGCGAGAAACGCTCTATGCCTATGCCAGTCGTGGCCGTATTCGGAGTTACCGTCGGGGCATCGGCCGCGAACGCTTGTATCGCCGCGTCGATATCGAGGCACTGCTCCGCTTACAACCAGCTTCCACGGACGACCACCGTCTCCCGGCCGCGGATACGTGGATACCCTTCACCTCATGA
- the ureA gene encoding urease subunit gamma, whose protein sequence is MYLTPKELDRLTVFNLAELARRYRARGVKLNYAEAAALICDEVFLEARAGRSYEEVVAHATSLLTRDDVLPGVAEMLTVLYIDALFPDGTRLVTVRNPIR, encoded by the coding sequence ATGTATCTGACGCCGAAAGAACTGGACCGTCTGACCGTTTTCAACCTCGCCGAGTTGGCCCGGCGCTATCGCGCTCGTGGTGTCAAACTCAATTACGCCGAAGCTGCTGCACTGATTTGCGATGAAGTCTTTCTGGAGGCACGAGCGGGCCGCTCGTACGAGGAAGTCGTCGCACATGCCACGTCGCTCTTGACACGCGACGACGTGCTGCCAGGAGTCGCCGAGATGCTGACTGTCCTCTACATCGATGCGTTGTTCCCGGATGGCACCCGCCTGGTGACCGTGAGGAACCCGATCCGATGA
- the ureB gene encoding urease subunit beta has protein sequence MRPEELPPGAVLPGDGEIELNAGLPARTIRITNRGSVPVHLTAHFHVFEANPALCFDRRKAYGMRPDLPVGWAIRIGPGETVQVPVVPIGGRRVVRGFHGIVDGPLDATDPSGALQELLTRGFCHEPEE, from the coding sequence ATGAGACCAGAGGAACTTCCGCCAGGAGCCGTCCTCCCGGGCGACGGTGAAATCGAACTCAATGCGGGGCTGCCCGCTCGCACGATCCGGATCACCAACCGCGGCTCCGTCCCGGTCCATCTCACTGCCCATTTCCACGTTTTCGAAGCGAACCCTGCCCTCTGCTTCGACCGGCGCAAAGCGTACGGGATGCGGCCCGATCTCCCGGTCGGCTGGGCGATCCGGATCGGACCTGGTGAAACAGTCCAGGTACCCGTGGTACCGATCGGGGGACGCCGCGTCGTGCGCGGCTTTCACGGTATCGTCGACGGGCCGCTCGATGCGACCGACCCTTCGGGCGCCCTCCAGGAACTGCTCACGCGTGGCTTCTGCCACGAGCCCGAGGAGTGA
- a CDS encoding urease subunit alpha, producing MPIRISRQDYASWYGPTSGDRVRLADTNLYARIERDDTLPGFEPLVGFGRPVRDGMLAGRDHGPSKLDLVITNVIVMDPVLGIFKSNIGIKDGRIVAIGRAGNPDVMDDIDVLISNATGIIPAEGLIATPGAVDAHVHLSSTSVVAAALSAGITTLVAQGSGGVWDLGVNPVTNLRHLFEAFEAIPLNLAVLGRGSSDTAQLVEHLEAGCAGFKVHEDVGAFPAVIDACLTVADRAGVQVALHTDGLNEAGSLRETIAAIAGRSIHAYHVEGSGGGHAPNVLEIVSEPNIIGSSTSPTIPYARNSTAELFDMIVAVHRLSLSIPTDVAAARDRVRASTIAAEDVLHDLGAIAIMSSDSQGMGRIGEVITRTWQLAHRMKEVRGGGFDPVTGEGDDNPRILQYLAKYTINPAIAHGLDHEVGSLEPGKLADIVLWHPAFFGAKPTAVIKGGFVAWAPVGDGMGSTRWSQPLIYRPMFGGLGRAPAALSLAFVAPVAAAAQRFERFGLQRRAVPVRDTRRTFKAAMRYNTASPRVVVDPKTLEVSVEGAVIDIPPAEELPLTFRSFIA from the coding sequence ATGCCGATCCGTATCTCCCGCCAGGATTACGCTTCTTGGTACGGACCAACGAGTGGTGACCGGGTTCGGCTGGCTGACACGAACCTCTATGCCCGCATCGAACGCGATGACACGCTGCCCGGCTTCGAACCGCTCGTCGGGTTCGGACGCCCAGTCCGAGACGGGATGCTGGCCGGCCGTGACCATGGTCCGAGCAAGCTCGACCTGGTGATCACGAACGTGATCGTGATGGATCCGGTCCTCGGCATCTTCAAGAGCAACATCGGCATCAAGGACGGACGAATCGTCGCCATTGGCCGCGCTGGGAATCCGGATGTGATGGACGATATCGACGTCCTGATCAGCAACGCCACCGGCATCATTCCCGCCGAAGGACTGATCGCTACACCGGGAGCGGTCGATGCGCACGTCCATCTCTCCTCCACCAGCGTCGTTGCGGCAGCATTGAGTGCGGGGATCACGACACTGGTCGCGCAGGGTTCCGGTGGTGTCTGGGACCTCGGCGTCAATCCGGTGACGAACCTGCGCCACCTGTTCGAAGCGTTCGAGGCGATTCCGCTCAATCTCGCTGTGCTCGGCCGTGGATCCTCCGACACCGCGCAACTCGTCGAGCATCTCGAAGCGGGCTGCGCCGGATTCAAGGTGCACGAAGACGTCGGCGCGTTTCCGGCAGTCATCGATGCCTGCCTCACGGTCGCTGATCGAGCTGGTGTCCAAGTCGCGCTCCATACCGACGGCCTCAACGAAGCAGGCTCGCTACGCGAGACGATCGCTGCGATCGCTGGTCGCTCGATCCACGCCTACCACGTCGAGGGATCCGGCGGCGGACACGCCCCGAACGTCCTCGAGATCGTGTCGGAACCGAACATCATCGGCTCCTCGACCAGTCCGACCATTCCCTACGCTCGAAACAGTACGGCCGAGCTCTTCGACATGATCGTCGCGGTCCACCGTCTCTCGCTCAGCATTCCGACGGATGTCGCCGCGGCCCGTGACCGCGTCCGCGCCTCGACGATCGCTGCCGAGGACGTGCTGCATGACCTCGGAGCGATCGCGATCATGTCTTCGGACTCGCAGGGAATGGGACGGATCGGAGAAGTGATCACGCGCACTTGGCAGCTCGCGCACCGCATGAAGGAAGTTCGTGGTGGGGGCTTCGACCCGGTAACGGGCGAAGGAGACGACAACCCGCGTATCCTCCAATACCTCGCCAAATACACGATCAACCCCGCGATCGCGCACGGGCTCGACCATGAAGTCGGCAGCCTCGAACCAGGCAAACTGGCCGATATCGTGCTCTGGCATCCCGCCTTTTTCGGCGCGAAGCCGACTGCCGTCATCAAGGGCGGTTTCGTCGCCTGGGCACCGGTCGGAGACGGGATGGGCTCGACCCGCTGGAGCCAACCGCTGATCTACCGTCCCATGTTCGGTGGGCTCGGCCGCGCGCCAGCGGCACTGTCTCTCGCCTTCGTGGCTCCGGTGGCGGCCGCAGCGCAGCGCTTCGAGCGGTTCGGACTCCAGCGACGCGCGGTTCCCGTACGCGACACCCGTCGCACCTTCAAGGCAGCCATGCGGTATAACACCGCATCACCGCGCGTTGTCGTCGATCCGAAAACGCTCGAGGTCAGTGTCGAAGGCGCGGTGATCGACATTCCGCCGGCCGAGGAACTACCACTCACCTTTCGCTCCTTCATCGCCTGA
- a CDS encoding urea carboxylase-associated family protein, giving the protein MAQPIAPSEHLLFGRVPKRAAQVRPTVPIAFPLKEGQLLQITDVQGKQVADMVAFNMHDVREYLSPSHTRAINNSLVIVQGMTLYSNRRNPMLVLLEDTVGRHDVLFPACDRRGYLEDYGIPDHPNCKDNFVNVLAEYGIGEDDLPDPVHWFMHVGIVAKGRFEIREPLSERNDYVLLRALTDLIVAVSACPQDQNACNAFNPTDILVRVYD; this is encoded by the coding sequence ATGGCGCAGCCGATCGCGCCGAGTGAACATCTCCTCTTCGGTCGCGTACCGAAGCGAGCTGCTCAGGTTCGCCCCACGGTGCCGATCGCGTTTCCGCTGAAGGAGGGACAACTCCTCCAGATCACCGATGTGCAGGGTAAGCAAGTGGCCGATATGGTCGCGTTCAACATGCATGATGTTCGGGAGTACCTCTCTCCGTCCCATACCCGTGCCATCAACAACTCGCTCGTTATCGTGCAGGGAATGACCCTCTACAGCAATCGACGCAATCCGATGCTCGTCCTGCTCGAGGATACGGTGGGGCGGCATGATGTGCTCTTTCCAGCGTGTGACCGGCGCGGCTACCTCGAGGATTACGGGATTCCCGATCATCCGAACTGCAAGGATAATTTCGTGAATGTGCTGGCTGAATATGGAATCGGTGAGGACGATCTTCCTGATCCCGTCCACTGGTTCATGCACGTCGGTATCGTCGCGAAAGGCCGTTTCGAGATTCGTGAGCCGCTTTCCGAGCGGAACGACTACGTGCTGCTCCGCGCGTTGACCGACTTGATCGTGGCAGTCTCGGCCTGCCCGCAAGATCAGAATGCCTGCAATGCGTTCAACCCGACCGATATCCTGGTGCGCGTGTACGACTGA
- the speB gene encoding agmatinase: MSEGSQGIPWRPRFSGLRTFARFPHTTALEGVDIALVGLPFDSGVTYRPGARFGPAAIREHSSRIEYFHPVLDIDVTDYVSVIDYGDAPVVPMETETTYHYITTTLEPLVRCGIVPIGLGGDHSVSLPELRAVAGRYGPVALVHFDAHVDTWDTIWGTRYNHGTPFRRAVEEGLIDPERSIQIGIRGPLGERAELDQSRELGFEVWTARQVRQAGTSQVLAAIWRRVGTSPVFLSFDIDFLDPVFAPGTGTPEVGGFTTWEAQEFLWGLVGLPIVAADLVEVLPDRDPTGVTALIAANLVFDLIAVIAATRKEQRHGAADRAE; the protein is encoded by the coding sequence GTGTCGGAGGGATCACAGGGTATCCCCTGGCGGCCGCGGTTCAGTGGGCTGCGGACGTTCGCTCGCTTCCCGCACACCACCGCACTGGAAGGTGTCGATATCGCGCTGGTGGGGCTTCCGTTCGACAGCGGGGTCACCTATCGTCCAGGTGCACGCTTCGGACCAGCGGCGATCCGCGAGCACTCGTCGCGGATCGAGTATTTCCATCCGGTGCTCGACATCGATGTCACCGACTATGTCTCCGTGATCGACTATGGCGATGCACCGGTCGTCCCGATGGAGACGGAGACAACCTACCACTATATCACGACGACCTTGGAGCCACTTGTCAGGTGCGGTATCGTGCCGATCGGTCTGGGTGGTGACCACTCCGTGTCGTTACCGGAACTGCGGGCGGTCGCTGGTCGGTACGGACCGGTGGCGCTGGTGCATTTCGATGCCCACGTCGATACCTGGGATACGATCTGGGGAACGCGGTACAACCACGGTACACCGTTCCGGCGAGCGGTCGAGGAGGGGCTGATCGATCCGGAGCGATCGATCCAGATCGGTATCCGGGGACCGCTGGGTGAGCGAGCCGAGCTTGACCAGTCGCGTGAGCTCGGCTTCGAAGTCTGGACCGCGCGCCAGGTTCGTCAGGCTGGTACGAGTCAAGTTCTGGCCGCCATCTGGCGGCGAGTCGGGACCTCTCCGGTTTTCCTGAGCTTCGATATCGACTTTCTCGATCCGGTCTTCGCACCGGGAACGGGGACGCCCGAAGTCGGCGGGTTCACGACGTGGGAGGCACAGGAATTTCTCTGGGGACTGGTGGGCCTTCCGATCGTCGCTGCCGATCTCGTCGAGGTCCTGCCGGACCGCGATCCGACCGGTGTGACTGCACTCATCGCGGCGAATCTCGTCTTCGATCTGATCGCGGTCATCGCAGCCACCAGGAAGGAGCAACGCCATGGCGCAGCCGATCGCGCCGAGTGA
- the speB gene encoding agmatinase, producing the protein MPKHYAPVSGLELPRFAGIRTFARLPYVRELDGVDVAVVGVPFDTGVTYRVGARFGPAAVREMSAMLRSYHPALDVDVYEVLSVVDYGDLPVVPGYIEDSYAAIERGLQPILERNVVPFVIGGDHSITLAELRAVAARYGPVGFVQFDSHTDTWDEYWGKKYTHGTPFRRAVEEGLIDTRRAIQIGMRGSLYGPADLDQSRELGFEVWTADDMRRTGLGAVIEAVRRRVGRGPVFVSFDIDFLDPVYAPGTGTPEVGGFTTREAQELLRGLVGVDIVAVDLVEVLPAHDVSGVTALAAANLLFELLAVLAFNRRSAGVD; encoded by the coding sequence ATGCCGAAGCACTACGCGCCGGTGAGTGGGCTCGAATTGCCACGTTTCGCTGGCATCCGTACGTTCGCCCGGTTGCCGTACGTCCGCGAACTCGATGGAGTCGATGTCGCCGTCGTCGGCGTGCCGTTCGATACGGGTGTCACCTATCGAGTCGGAGCACGGTTCGGTCCGGCTGCGGTCCGAGAGATGTCCGCGATGCTCCGGTCGTATCATCCAGCCCTGGACGTCGATGTGTACGAGGTGCTTTCGGTCGTCGATTATGGCGATCTACCGGTCGTACCTGGCTACATCGAGGACAGCTATGCGGCGATCGAACGGGGGCTGCAACCGATCCTGGAGCGGAATGTCGTGCCGTTCGTGATCGGCGGCGATCATTCCATTACGCTGGCGGAACTGCGGGCGGTGGCAGCCCGGTATGGCCCGGTCGGGTTCGTGCAGTTCGATTCGCACACCGATACCTGGGACGAGTACTGGGGAAAGAAATACACGCACGGGACACCGTTCCGGCGAGCGGTCGAGGAGGGACTCATCGATACGCGCCGGGCGATCCAGATCGGGATGCGCGGATCGCTCTATGGTCCGGCGGATCTCGACCAGTCCCGGGAACTCGGCTTCGAGGTGTGGACGGCTGACGATATGCGGCGCACTGGGCTCGGTGCGGTTATCGAGGCCGTGCGTCGTCGAGTGGGACGTGGTCCGGTCTTCGTCAGTTTCGACATCGACTTTCTTGACCCCGTCTACGCACCGGGGACGGGAACGCCCGAAGTCGGCGGCTTTACGACGCGAGAGGCACAGGAGTTGCTGCGGGGCTTGGTCGGCGTCGACATCGTCGCAGTCGATCTCGTTGAAGTCCTCCCGGCGCACGACGTGAGCGGCGTGACTGCACTGGCTGCAGCGAATCTCCTGTTCGAGCTCCTCGCTGTGCTCGCCTTCAACCGGCGGAGTGCTGGAGTAGACTGA
- the fabF gene encoding beta-ketoacyl-ACP synthase II: MQRCHHCGGQVPGGARFCPWCGTPTGSGVRPARRRVVVTGVGAVTPLGLTAEETWQRILRGESGVRRIERFDASDLPVQIAAEVRDFRLGDWVDPKTARQMAMFSQYALEAGGQAVRDAGLTPDAFDPARAAVVIGTGAGGMATILETQEIAQRRGLMRISPHFMTTFPHNMPAYHLAQAFRCIGPSLTVSTACATGGQAIGEAAEMIRSGAADLALAGGTEYCVFPLFIASFAVQRAASTWNDRPEEASRPFDAERHGFVVGEGAGIVVLESLEHAQARGARIYAELLGYASSNDGYHPIAPDPEGSGAARAIRAALADAGVRPEDVDYINAHAASTPLGDRAETVAIKAVFGEHAYRIPISSTKSMIGHLMGAAGAVESIVTILSIRDGVIHPTRNYTFRDPECDLDYVPEGARYHRIRVALKNSFGLGGQNCCLVFAAWEEREEGSRD; the protein is encoded by the coding sequence ATGCAGCGCTGTCACCACTGCGGAGGACAGGTTCCCGGCGGTGCGCGGTTCTGCCCCTGGTGCGGAACGCCGACAGGAAGCGGGGTACGGCCAGCTCGGCGCCGAGTGGTGGTCACCGGCGTCGGTGCGGTGACGCCGCTGGGCCTGACGGCGGAGGAAACCTGGCAGCGTATCCTCCGCGGCGAGTCCGGTGTGCGACGGATCGAGCGCTTCGATGCGAGCGACCTTCCGGTGCAGATCGCTGCCGAGGTGCGAGATTTCCGGCTCGGTGACTGGGTGGACCCGAAGACGGCTCGGCAAATGGCGATGTTCAGTCAGTACGCACTCGAGGCTGGCGGGCAAGCTGTCCGCGATGCAGGACTGACTCCGGACGCCTTCGATCCGGCCCGTGCGGCGGTCGTCATCGGTACGGGGGCCGGCGGCATGGCGACGATCCTGGAAACGCAGGAGATCGCACAGCGGCGGGGCCTAATGCGGATTTCCCCGCACTTCATGACGACCTTCCCGCACAACATGCCAGCCTACCATCTCGCGCAAGCGTTTCGGTGCATCGGACCGAGTCTCACGGTCTCGACCGCCTGCGCCACCGGTGGACAGGCGATCGGGGAAGCGGCGGAGATGATTCGTTCCGGTGCTGCTGATCTCGCACTGGCTGGCGGAACGGAGTACTGCGTCTTCCCGCTCTTCATCGCGAGCTTCGCGGTACAGCGGGCGGCCTCGACCTGGAACGATCGTCCGGAGGAGGCGAGCCGACCGTTCGATGCCGAGCGGCACGGCTTCGTCGTGGGGGAAGGCGCTGGTATCGTCGTCCTCGAGAGTCTCGAGCATGCCCAGGCTCGTGGTGCGCGCATTTACGCTGAATTGCTCGGCTATGCCTCGAGTAATGATGGGTACCACCCCATCGCACCGGATCCGGAAGGGAGCGGTGCAGCCCGGGCGATCCGGGCAGCGCTGGCTGATGCCGGGGTACGTCCGGAGGACGTCGATTACATCAATGCGCATGCCGCATCAACGCCGCTGGGTGACCGAGCAGAAACGGTCGCGATCAAGGCGGTGTTCGGCGAGCATGCGTACCGGATTCCGATCAGTTCGACGAAGTCGATGATCGGCCATCTCATGGGTGCGGCTGGAGCAGTGGAGTCGATCGTGACGATCTTGAGTATCCGGGATGGGGTCATCCATCCGACCCGGAACTACACGTTCCGGGATCCGGAATGCGATTTGGACTATGTTCCCGAAGGGGCACGATACCACCGGATTCGGGTCGCATTGAAGAATTCGTTCGGGCTCGGTGGGCAGAATTGCTGTCTCGTCTTCGCGGCATGGGAGGAGCGCGAGGAGGGCTCGCGCGATTAG